TCGCGGCTCGACGTCGTCATCCCCGTGGGCGATGTCCGGTGCGGTTGCGTATAGCTGAAAGTCGCGCGCACTACGTGGGCCATCCACGCCCAGCAGCCCTCGATCCGCGACGTACTGCAGATAAGGCCGTCGTCCCTCGTCCGCGAGGCCGGAGGCGAGTCGCCGCTCGACCGTGTCGATGAGCCGGTTCTCCAGCACGAGCAAGACGGCGGACGAAAAGACGCCCATCGCAACGAGCACGACTGCGACGAGTCCGCCGAGTCCCGCGATCTTGCCGACGATCAGCTCCAGCCGCGTTACCGGCTTGGTGATGATGCTGAAGATGACACGGCTCTCGATCTCGCGCGGAAAGCTTGCGCAGCCGAGGATCAAGGGCACGACAATCGCGATGAGCCCGCTGGCGAACAACGTCGCCCGAATCGCCTGCGAAATCGCCTGTCGCTCGTCGCGCGGGTCGGCGAGCAGCACCAGCAACACCGTCGCGACCATCGCCAGCGGCACGACGTAGAGCGCACGCCGTCGGACACCTTCACGAAACGTCAGCCCGGCAACAGCCATGGCACGCCGCAAGCTCCAACGTCTCAGATCGCGAAACCCATAGATCCCGATCCCGCCGACCACCAAAACGACCGACAGAACGAGCGGCAGCAGAAGCTGGGAGTCGAACAGGCCTTCCATCGACAGCACAAGAGTACGCGGCGTCCCGCTCCGTTCCGTCGCCGCTAATCGGAGCTGGTGTACGAGGCACCGTCGCCGGCGTTGTCGCGAACGACGCGGATGAACAGGTCTTCGAGCGTCGTCCGCGGGTGCGTGAGCGTCGCGTCGATGCCTTGTCTGGAAAGGTACTGGCGAAGCTCGTCCTGCTGTTCTTCAGACAGATTCGGGGCCTCGACCATCGTCACGCCGCGATCTTGTGTGAGGTCGCGGACCTGGCCCAGCGTCTGCATCCGGCCGCGGAAGAGGATCGTGACGCGGTCGCAGACGTCTTCCACGTCGGCCAGTAGGTGGCTGCACAGAATGACCGTCTTGCCCTGATCTTTGAGGCTGCCGATCAGGTCTTTCATCTCCCGCGTGCCGATGGGGTCCAGACCCGTCGTCGGCTCGTCGAGGAGGACGACGTCGGGGTCGTTGATGAGTGCCTGCGCCAGCCCGATTCGACGGGCCATGCCCTTGGAATACTCGCGAAGCTTGCGGCGTCTGGCCTTCTGATCGAGGCCGACCGCGTCGAGCAGCAGCGGCACGCGTTCGTTCAAATCACGCCGGCTCAGCTTGAAGAGCTTGCCGTAGAAGCGGAGCGTCTCTTCGCCGTTGAGGAAGCGGTAGAGGTACGACTCCTCGGGGAGGAAACCGATGCGCTTGTTGACGTCCGGGTGCCCGGCCGGCATGCCGAGGATGTTGGCCGAGCCAGCGGACGGGAAGATCAGACCGAGCAGCAGCTTGATGGTCGTCGACTTGCCGCTGCCATTGGGTCCGAG
Above is a window of Planctomycetota bacterium DNA encoding:
- a CDS encoding ABC transporter ATP-binding protein, encoding MEITGLRKTYTDFWGRPKVTALHDLDLTVKRGEVFGLLGPNGSGKSTTIKLLLGLIFPSAGSANILGMPAGHPDVNKRIGFLPEESYLYRFLNGEETLRFYGKLFKLSRRDLNERVPLLLDAVGLDQKARRRKLREYSKGMARRIGLAQALINDPDVVLLDEPTTGLDPIGTREMKDLIGSLKDQGKTVILCSHLLADVEDVCDRVTILFRGRMQTLGQVRDLTQDRGVTMVEAPNLSEEQQDELRQYLSRQGIDATLTHPRTTLEDLFIRVVRDNAGDGASYTSSD